The Zobellia alginiliquefaciens genome contains a region encoding:
- a CDS encoding DUF2339 domain-containing protein, whose amino-acid sequence MPNHQDRIDQLNQKLELLLSKQEGFAKELMALYKEIEAVKKLSPDQLAAKKVLPEPTVEKPEAPEISDAVVSTESEQEEIKKTAEAPIIQPVPPKKTQKPKGKSNLEKFIGENLINKIGIAITVIGVAIGAKYSIENDLISPLTRIILGYLSGLGLLGFGIKLKDKYENYSAVLVSGALSILYFITFAAYSFYELFPQLMAFALMLVFTVFGVVAALNYNKQVIAHIGLVGAYAVPFLLSNNSGSVSTLFAYMAIINVGILVISFKKYWKPLFYSAFIFTYLIYASWMIFSYRTSEHFTLAFVYLTIFFAIFYAAFLAYKLIRKEQFLKSDIILLLLNSFIFFGLGYNLLSGHETGKDLLGAFTLANAIIHFAVSIVLFKKKLADRNLFHLVAGLVLVFITIAVPVQLDGNWVTLLWTLQAALLFYIGRTKDVSFYEYLSYPLMVLALTSLTEDWSIGYESYYSHNDLKPILNSYFLTSVLFLTAFGFINWVNQKFRISSQEKPAPKLAVVMSFVIPIILLLVSYMSIYLEIEEYWKSIFSASEVELKPDDVYGYSEYNYDLKDYGSIWLFNYTFLFLTILSFVNFKKIKNRILGISTLVTGVAVSFLFLTAGLYILSELRESYIDRELSEYYEIGTMNIIIRYVSFAFFTLLWIALVKLSKRAFMNMNLKIPIEIITHISILWILSSELLNWMDLAGSDQSYKLGLSILWGVYALLLIGLGIYKQRKYLRVGAISLFGVTLAKLFLYDIASLNTISKTIVFVSLGVLLLIVSFLYNKYKNVISDETEK is encoded by the coding sequence ATGCCCAACCACCAAGACCGAATTGACCAGCTAAACCAAAAACTTGAACTACTCCTGAGTAAACAAGAGGGTTTTGCGAAAGAATTAATGGCGCTCTACAAAGAAATTGAAGCTGTAAAGAAACTTAGCCCAGATCAACTTGCTGCCAAAAAAGTCCTTCCTGAGCCTACTGTAGAAAAACCAGAAGCTCCTGAAATTTCCGATGCAGTTGTATCTACCGAAAGTGAACAGGAGGAAATTAAAAAAACTGCTGAAGCTCCAATAATACAGCCGGTTCCACCTAAAAAAACACAGAAACCAAAAGGAAAATCCAATCTTGAAAAGTTTATTGGGGAGAACCTCATCAATAAAATTGGTATAGCCATAACAGTAATTGGCGTAGCTATAGGCGCCAAATACTCTATTGAAAACGATTTAATTAGTCCACTTACCCGTATTATTTTAGGATATCTATCTGGTTTAGGTCTCTTAGGCTTCGGTATAAAACTGAAAGACAAGTATGAAAATTATAGCGCCGTTCTGGTTAGCGGAGCTTTGTCCATTCTCTATTTCATCACTTTTGCCGCGTACAGTTTCTATGAATTGTTCCCACAATTAATGGCCTTTGCCCTAATGCTGGTTTTTACGGTTTTTGGAGTGGTGGCCGCATTAAACTATAACAAACAGGTCATTGCACATATTGGTCTTGTAGGTGCGTACGCCGTGCCATTTTTATTGAGTAACAATTCGGGCAGCGTATCTACTTTGTTTGCCTACATGGCCATTATTAACGTGGGTATTCTTGTTATTTCATTCAAAAAATATTGGAAACCTCTTTTCTACTCGGCATTTATATTTACCTATTTAATCTATGCTTCATGGATGATTTTCTCGTACAGAACATCAGAGCATTTCACTCTTGCATTTGTTTACTTAACTATATTCTTCGCCATTTTTTATGCGGCTTTTCTAGCCTATAAATTAATCAGAAAAGAACAATTTTTAAAAAGTGATATTATCTTACTGCTCTTAAATTCATTTATTTTCTTTGGCTTAGGATATAATCTTTTAAGCGGTCATGAGACTGGAAAGGACTTGCTGGGCGCCTTTACGTTGGCAAATGCCATTATCCATTTTGCGGTAAGCATTGTCTTGTTCAAGAAAAAACTAGCCGATAGAAATCTATTTCATTTAGTTGCGGGCTTAGTACTGGTATTTATAACTATTGCCGTACCCGTGCAGTTAGATGGAAATTGGGTTACTTTATTATGGACGTTACAAGCAGCTTTACTTTTTTACATAGGTCGCACTAAGGACGTTTCCTTTTACGAATATTTGTCGTACCCTCTTATGGTATTGGCACTTACAAGCCTTACCGAAGATTGGAGTATAGGTTATGAAAGCTACTATTCACACAATGATTTAAAACCCATATTGAATAGTTACTTTTTAACCTCTGTCTTATTTTTAACTGCTTTTGGCTTCATTAATTGGGTAAATCAGAAATTCAGGATTTCGTCACAAGAAAAACCTGCCCCTAAACTAGCAGTGGTTATGTCTTTTGTGATTCCCATTATTTTACTACTTGTTTCTTATATGTCCATTTACTTAGAAATAGAAGAATATTGGAAATCCATATTTTCGGCATCGGAAGTGGAGTTAAAACCAGATGATGTATATGGTTATAGTGAGTACAACTATGACTTAAAGGACTATGGAAGTATCTGGCTTTTTAATTACACCTTTTTATTCTTAACGATTCTTTCCTTTGTAAACTTTAAGAAAATCAAAAATAGAATTCTGGGTATTAGCACTCTAGTGACAGGTGTTGCCGTTAGTTTCCTTTTTCTAACTGCGGGACTCTATATTTTGAGCGAATTACGTGAAAGCTATATAGACCGTGAACTTTCCGAATACTATGAAATTGGCACAATGAATATTATAATTCGGTATGTTTCATTTGCCTTTTTTACTTTGCTATGGATTGCACTCGTTAAACTATCCAAACGTGCATTTATGAATATGAACTTAAAAATTCCTATTGAAATCATAACGCACATTTCTATTCTATGGATTCTTAGCAGTGAATTATTAAATTGGATGGATCTAGCAGGTTCTGACCAATCTTATAAACTAGGTCTTAGCATACTGTGGGGTGTATATGCGCTACTACTCATTGGCCTTGGCATATACAAACAACGAAAATACCTACGTGTTGGGGCTATTTCCTTATTTGGTGTTACACTTGCCAAGCTCTTTTTATATGACATAGCATCACTTAATACCATTTCAAAAACTATCGTTTTTGTCTCCTTGGGCGTATTACTGCTTATAGTCTCATTTCTTTATAATAAATACAAAAATGTTATTTCAGATGAAACTGAAAAATAA
- a CDS encoding DUF3999 family protein: MKLKNKLFAFFGLWYCTMAFGQLSTYGYKQELKGISEQWHTITLPNQVFNEANDALSDIRIYGITKKDTLEAPYVLKIASEKNSTKETAFKLLNTASNKDGYYFTYEIPTTELINQIDLRFNQTNFNWHVVLEGSQTQNKWFKILDEYRILSIKNDQTNYRFSTLNFPSSKYKYYRLLIKSKVKPELSQAKISLDGSVNAKYNTYPTTFMNIDQKGKTTVVDIDVNQRLPISFLKLNVSDKVDYYRPITLQYISDSIQTEKGLKYTYKNLYRGTLSSVDTTGFKFTTLTQKIRVIVENSDNQALQIESATIKGYNHELVARFDNEADYFLVYGKKNAQSPQYDIQQITPSIPKNVPSLDLGEVQEILKPKKNIKKPLFESKVWLWMVMGIIILVLGWFTLRMMAKR; encoded by the coding sequence ATGAAACTGAAAAATAAACTGTTCGCTTTCTTTGGATTATGGTATTGCACTATGGCCTTTGGTCAGCTCTCTACGTATGGATACAAGCAAGAATTAAAAGGCATTTCCGAACAATGGCATACAATTACCCTGCCCAACCAAGTATTTAACGAAGCGAATGATGCTCTTTCGGATATTCGTATTTATGGTATAACCAAAAAGGATACGCTAGAAGCACCGTATGTTCTTAAAATAGCTTCCGAAAAGAATAGTACAAAGGAGACGGCATTTAAACTTTTGAATACCGCTTCCAACAAAGATGGTTATTATTTTACCTATGAAATTCCTACTACGGAACTTATTAACCAAATAGACCTTCGGTTTAATCAAACTAATTTTAATTGGCATGTTGTTCTTGAAGGCAGCCAAACTCAAAATAAGTGGTTTAAGATACTAGATGAGTACCGTATTCTCTCCATTAAAAATGACCAAACCAATTACAGATTTAGCACTCTAAACTTCCCTTCATCCAAATACAAATACTACCGTTTACTTATTAAAAGTAAAGTAAAACCAGAATTATCCCAAGCAAAGATAAGCTTGGATGGTTCTGTGAACGCTAAGTATAACACTTACCCTACTACCTTTATGAATATTGATCAAAAAGGTAAAACTACGGTTGTAGATATTGATGTAAATCAACGGTTACCGATTAGCTTTTTAAAATTGAATGTTTCTGACAAGGTAGATTATTACAGACCAATAACGCTTCAATATATATCAGACAGCATACAAACTGAAAAAGGTCTTAAGTACACCTACAAAAATCTTTATAGAGGCACCTTGTCCTCAGTTGATACTACCGGTTTTAAATTTACCACACTAACTCAAAAAATAAGAGTAATTGTAGAAAACAGTGACAACCAAGCCTTACAGATAGAATCTGCTACAATAAAAGGATATAATCATGAATTAGTTGCCCGTTTTGATAATGAAGCTGACTATTTTTTAGTTTATGGTAAGAAAAATGCGCAAAGCCCTCAATATGACATTCAACAAATAACACCTTCTATCCCTAAAAATGTACCTTCTCTAGATTTAGGAGAAGTTCAAGAAATTTTAAAACCAAAAAAGAATATAAAAAAACCGTTGTTTGAAAGCAAGGTTTGGCTCTGGATGGTAATGGGTATTATTATTCTGGTTTTGGGTTGGTTTACGTTACGAATGATGGCAAAGAGGTGA
- the rluF gene encoding 23S rRNA pseudouridine(2604) synthase RluF, which yields MQEPKQTRINKYLSEVGYCSRRAADKLIDQGRVTINGKVPEMGTKITEGDEVHVDGKLISEPKEKPVYLAFNKPVGIVCTTDTRVEKNNIIDYINYPKRIFPIGRLDKPSEGLIFLTNDGDIVNKILRARNHHEKEYLVTVDRAITPDFIERMQNGVPILDTVTRKCKVEQIGKYEFKIILTQGLNRQIRRMCEYLNYNVERLKRIRIMNVKLDIPAGKWRDLTDAELEEINRLVSSSSKTHS from the coding sequence GTGCAAGAACCTAAACAGACCAGAATAAACAAGTACCTAAGTGAAGTTGGCTATTGTTCACGCCGTGCAGCTGACAAATTAATTGACCAAGGCCGTGTGACCATTAATGGAAAGGTTCCTGAAATGGGCACCAAAATTACCGAAGGTGATGAAGTACATGTAGATGGCAAATTAATTTCAGAACCTAAAGAAAAACCCGTTTATCTCGCTTTTAATAAACCTGTTGGCATTGTCTGCACAACCGATACTAGAGTTGAAAAAAACAACATTATTGATTATATCAATTACCCAAAACGGATTTTTCCTATTGGAAGACTGGACAAGCCTAGTGAGGGTCTTATATTCTTGACCAATGACGGTGATATAGTCAACAAAATTCTACGCGCCCGCAATCATCATGAAAAAGAATATCTAGTAACGGTTGACCGTGCCATTACTCCAGATTTTATAGAACGTATGCAAAATGGCGTTCCTATTCTAGACACAGTGACGCGCAAATGTAAAGTGGAGCAAATAGGCAAATACGAATTCAAAATTATATTAACACAAGGTCTGAATAGACAGATTAGGCGCATGTGCGAATATTTAAACTATAATGTAGAGCGATTAAAACGGATACGTATTATGAACGTAAAATTAGATATTCCCGCTGGTAAATGGCGAGACCTGACCGATGCCGAACTAGAGGAAATAAACAGACTCGTATCTTCCTCGTCAAAAACACATTCCTAA